The Bacteroidia bacterium genomic interval GGATTCCTTTGGCTTCCTTCGCCCCAAAAATAACGACTTTGATCCCCATACGGGTGGCCAGGCGAGCAAAAGTAAGTTTGGAAATCATTCCCCCAAGACCTGCGGCCGACTTATCCTGCCGAGCAAGTCCCATGACTGATGCATCAAATTCATCTATCTCGGGAACCAGCTCTCCTTTTTCATCCAAAACTCCTGGCACAGAGGTTCCTAATAATAAAAGTTGAGCTCCAAACCCTACGGCAATCAGAGTTGCCAATTCATCATTGTCAGAAAAACGAAGTTCCAGATTGCTCACTACATCATTTTCATTAGCAATAGGGATAATCCCGTTTTCCCACAACATTTCGAAAGTATCCCGAAGCTGAAGAAACTGCGCTCGATTGGAAAAATGGCTACGCTCACAGAGACTTTGCGCGATAGAGATCCCGTGTTGCTTGAAAAGCTGCGCATACATATTGAGCAAAAGGGGATTGCCGATAGCCGCCGCAGCCTTTCTCTCAGCGAGTTTGCCGGAATAGGAATTGAGGTAGCGCTTGCCGGTTCCCACTGCCCCTGAAGAAACCATCACAATCCGATAAGCTTTGTGGAGGCTGGCAATTTGTTCCACTATGCTTTTCATGGCATCGGTATCTATACTACCATCTTCCAGGGTGATAGATGCGGTCCCAAATTTTAGTATAAGCACTGGTTTTTCCATAGCAGCGGCAAAGATAAAAATTGTTGAGACATTTGGGTTTTGTTTTTAAAAGCTTGTCATCCCGGCCTTAACCCAAGAGCCGGGATCTCTTGCTAGCTGTTTGAGTTGGCTAGAGGTCCCGGATATCTGATAGATTCCGGGATGGCAGCAGTTTACTGTTTTTTTCAGCAGCCATCTAAACATAGCCTTGAAGCATTTTGCGTAATTCACAATTTTATTCTGCAAAGAAATCCCGTACTTTTATTCGTGGGAATTTCATCCAATAACATGCGAAATCTGCACTTGCTACGTTGGATAGATACGGATATATTCAGCAAGTGATTGCGTTTAAATAGAATCAAAATGAAAATACGTACGACATTCTTTACTATTCTCCTTTTACTTTCATTTTACAGCCTCTCCGCTCAGCAATTTCATGGCGTAAATACGGCTTCGATCTCTGCAAATGGAACGCAGGGAAGCACACAGCTCAATACGCCTCAATGGATCTGTGAATATGATGCAGGAAACAGCATTTTGAGTATGAAGGCAAAAATGGCCGCTTTTGGATTTTCAGCTGATGCAAATGGAAAGTCTATACTTAATGAAGTATTCTTTGTAGAAGCTAATCCCCTGATCCGAGTAGATGTTGATTTTTCTCAACTTATGCTACAAGCCGGATCTTCGCGGGAGGAAAGCAATCTTAGCTTACCCGTAGAAATCCGTTTCAATAATAGAGAAATACGAACCCAGGCTAATATCTCAAATTTTAGAATGAATCCTCAGGGTATTCAAATGGGTATAGATATTCCCCTGAATCTTCAGGAATTTGGTTTAGATACAACTTCCAAGCACGCAGCTAATTTTTCAAATAGC includes:
- the proB gene encoding glutamate 5-kinase; translation: MEKPVLILKFGTASITLEDGSIDTDAMKSIVEQIASLHKAYRIVMVSSGAVGTGKRYLNSYSGKLAERKAAAAIGNPLLLNMYAQLFKQHGISIAQSLCERSHFSNRAQFLQLRDTFEMLWENGIIPIANENDVVSNLELRFSDNDELATLIAVGFGAQLLLLGTSVPGVLDEKGELVPEIDEFDASVMGLARQDKSAAGLGGMISKLTFARLATRMGIKVVIFGAKEAKGILMAEQGKGGTQCMPKEANIPARNKWLASGSLVMGRLLVDEGAKAALLKRKSLLAVGVRKVEGSFAKGEVCELALEGEAPFAVARARFSSDQISHQARTKNMEIAHADEIVLL